The window AAGAAAGGTGctcttgtgcctgaccaggcagtggtgcagtggatagagcgtcggactgggatgcggaaggacccaggttcgagaccccgaagtcgccagcttgagcacgggctcatctggtttgatcaaaattccaccagcttgagcccaaggtcgctgtctccagcaaggggttacgcggtctgctgtagccccacggtcaaggcacatatgagaaagcaatcaatgaacaactaaggtgttgcaacgcgcaatgaaaaactaatgattgatacttctcatctctccgttcctgtctgtctgtccctgtctatccctctctctgactctctctctgtctctgtaaaaaaaaaaaaagaaaggtgctcttgtgtgaccaggcagtggtgcagtggatagagcgtcgacctgggacgctgagaaaccagattttttttttttaattatttttacttatttattcatttttttagagggggggggagagagagagaaagagagagagaagggggggaggagcaggaagcttcaactcccatatgtgccttgaccaggcaagcccagggtttcgaaccagcaacctcagcattccaggtcgatgctttatccactgcgccaccacaggtcaggcaggacccagatttttttggttttttttttacagagacagagagagagagagagagagggatagacagggacagacagacaggaatgaagagagatgagaaggatcaatcatcaggttttcattgtgacaccttagttgttcattgattgctctttcatatgtgccttgaccgcgggccttcagcagaccgagtaaccccttgctcaagccagcgaccttgggtccaagctggtgagcttttgctcaaaccaggtgaacccacgctcaagctggcaacctcagggtctcgaacctgggtcctcctcatcccagtccgaagctctatccactgcgccactgcctggtcaggcaaggacccagatttgagaccgtgaggttgccagcttgagcgtgggctcaccagtttgagcacagggtcaccaggttgagcgtgggatcatagacatgaccccaaggttgctggcttgagcaaggggtcactggcttggctggagctcacCCCTCCaccgccgtcaaggcacatatgagaaagcaatcaatgaacaattaagtgccataactatgagttgatgcttttcatctctctcccttcctgtcttgtctctcACACATGcttagaaaaaaagggggggctctTATGATTGCAATTTCTCAGGTAAGGAAACCGAGGCGCCTAGACATTAGGTTGTTTGTCTAATAAACCCACAGAGCTCACGTCCATAATCACCATGTACAATACACTGTCCTACCCACCTACTCTGGGAGATGAGGAGAGCCTTCCCGCCCTCCGCTGGTGTGGAGGGGCTAGAGGCTAGAAGGGCAGAACACACGGAAAGATGGGCATGGGCAGAGGCTTCCCCTTACCGCTCCTCCGGACTCCTCGTCTCTCCCTGGCTCTCCCTGACCATGCGGGCCACCTCAGGGAAGCCTGCTTCTTCAGCCAGCTGAGCAGCGTCCCTGCCGCCCAGCTCACAGACGCCAACCCAGGCGGCCCCCCGGCCCAGCAGATAATGCACAGCTGCCTTCTGGCCCGCTCGGGCAGCACACATCAGGGGGGTCCACCAGAAGGCATCCCGAGCGTTGATATTGCCCCCAGCTCCCCCTGCCTCGTGGGGATCCAACAGCCGTCTTAGCTCTGCCAAGTCCCCCTCCTGGGCTGCCCTCAGGATGCAGTGAGTCATCTTGTCCTCAGCCTCAAGGGACCGCCCCTGTCCGTGCTCTGGCGATGCTCTCGTTGCGGCCACTCCCGTTGCCGCCTCTCtcgtcctgctcctcctcttcctcctcctctgactCGCAGGCTCGGGGTGCGATCTCTGAGGCTCAGGGGCACTGCTCTCTTCTCCAATCAAGGCCTCATAGAAAGCCCGGGCTGCCGCCCCGTCCGCGGGAGGCTCTGGCTCTTCAGTCTgtggttgctgctgctgctgcccgtCTTTCCAGAGGTCACTGGGGTCAGTGGCTGTGGTGAAGGTGATAAGGGAGGGCCTGGACATGGTTTCGGAGAGCTGAGAAAATGAAACAGGGCAAGGGGAAGATGAGACCCGCAGGCCAGCTCCCTGGGGAccctgcggtgaccagagccacctcCACGGAACCGCTGGGACGAGGAAAAGTAACCTTAGAGTCAAAAACCCCTCCCACCCCAAAAGTGAGCCCACAACCTAAGGCCCTGCAGGGCCTAAGGACAACAGATCACGTGCAAACACGGAGAACCCTAGCAGACCACGCCCAGTAGTAAAGGTTAAGACTCTATGAGGCAGTTGCCCAGAGCTCCTGCTTTCTGCACCCATTCCCATCCTCGTCAAAAAGCGGTAATACCCTCTCTTTGAAACTACATACCTGACCCCTCTATAAGACATACTATTGAGAAAAGCAATCAGCCTGGCACTTGAGATCTTCCTAGATCCTATTTCAAGTGTCCTCTTCTCAAACAAAAACACCTGACACTTCTCCGGAAGCAGATTGAGAGAGAGGCTGCAGTCTGCCTTGCCTTGTATTGGGTTGGCAAGAAAGTAACTGCGGTTTTGTAGTgtgaaataaaactcatttttttgatacaaagaataaactttaatcagttatatattttccattttgttcaatgacctttttCCATCTTTCTTGCAGCTTCATGATTCCACGCTCATAGAAATTTTGGTCCTTATCAGCAAAACACTGAATCAAGTGCAATTTAAAGTCTTCATCATTTGTGAAAGTTTTACCAttcaaagagttttaaaaaacttCGAAATAAATGGTCATCAGACGGTGCCAGGTCAGGGCTGTACGGGGGAT is drawn from Saccopteryx leptura isolate mSacLep1 chromosome 1, mSacLep1_pri_phased_curated, whole genome shotgun sequence and contains these coding sequences:
- the GPANK1 gene encoding G patch domain and ankyrin repeat-containing protein 1, with the protein product MSRPSLITFTTATDPSDLWKDGQQQQQPQTEEPEPPADGAAARAFYEALIGEESSAPEPQRSHPEPASQRRRKRRSRTREAATGVAATRASPEHGQGRSLEAEDKMTHCILRAAQEGDLAELRRLLDPHEAGGAGGNINARDAFWWTPLMCAARAGQKAAVHYLLGRGAAWVGVCELGGRDAAQLAEEAGFPEVARMVRESQGETRSPEERAQSASPQYCETCDAHFRDPNHRTSTAHLLSLPRELRPPGLHLGVSTSSPGFKLLLRGGWKPGMGLGPQGKGRVNPIPTVLKRDQEGLGFRSAPQPRVTHFRAQDTRAVAGRERAPQATTLSRREERRRKEKDKAWERNLRLYMSLEF